CGCAGGTATTTGATCTTTCATCCATTAGCGAGATTACCGAAAAATTATCCGGCATTTCTGTTTTAGCCAACTGCGCTGGACCATTCTCCCACACGGCGGAACCCATGATGCAAGCATGCATCAATTCCAAAACACATTATGTTGATATCACTGGCGAGATTTCTGTATATCAAACGGGTCATCGATTGGATGCTGACGCGAAGTCCGCTGGAATTGTGATTTGCCCTGGCGTGGGTTTTGATGTAATTCCTACAGACTGTCTGGCGGTACATTTAAAAGAAAAAATGCCCGATGCAACTCATCTTGCTTTAGGCTTTGCCATGAAGGGATCCAAACCCAGTAAGGGAACTGCAAAAACGGGCGCAGAGGGGATGTCCCTAGGCGGGCAAGTCCGGGAAAACGGAAAAATGAAATCAGTACCATTGGCATATAAAGAGCGTGAAATTGATTATGGTTTTGGACCCATGAATGCAATTACAATTCCTTGGGGAGATGTTTATACCGCTTATCAAAGTACGGGAATTTCCAATATAGAAGTTTATTTTCCACAGTCGTCAAAAGGAGCAGCCAAATTAAGGAAGCGCCAAAAATATATGAAATTAATGAAAATTAATTGGGTGAGAAAATTCGTGTTAAATCGGATTGATAAAATGTGGAAATCCAATACCGCGGCACAACGTGCTGAGGCCAAATCATTTATTTGGGGTGAAGTTAAAAATGCCAATGGAGATATTATTCAGGGCAGGTTTACCACGGTGGATGGATATGATCTCACTGCATCAGGAACAGTTGAAGTATCCCAGCATTTGTTGAAAGATCATGGCCAATCTGGATACTTTACACCGAGCAAATTAATGGGAAAAGAATTAATTAATAAAATGCCCGGATTCTCCGGGATTGAATACAAGTGAGGGAATAATGAAAATTGCCATTAAAGGAATCTTGGCTGTTATTGGTCTTCTATTGGCTTATTTATTATTTTGGCCTGTGAATGCAGATCCAGTGGTTTGGGAACCACCCGTGGGGCCAGAATTGTCTGGAGAATTTGAACCGAATGATTATTTACAGGATGCAGAAATCCTAGGATTAAATGATGGTATTGGCCCTGAAGATGTTGCTGTGGATGATTCTGGTAATATGTATGCCGGATATGAAGATGGTAGAATTATTAAATATGATGTATATGGAAAAAGCTTAGGTGTTTTTGCTGATACAAAAGGACGTCCACTGGGGCTAGCCTTCGATGCAGATGGGAATTTGATTATTGCTGATGCCAATAAAGGACTGCTTTCTGCGGATATTAACGGAAATTTGATTGTGCTGACTACAGAGGTCCATGGTATTCCTTTTGCCTTTACTGATGACGTTGATATCGGTCCTGATGGCAAAATATATTTCACCGATGCATCATCAAAATATGGGATTCATGACTACCGTATGGATCTAATGGAACATAGATCATGGGGACGATTAATTATGCATGATCCAAAGTCTGGGTTAACCGGAACCCTAATGGGTGGTCTCTATTTTGCCAATGGTGTTGCGGTTAGTCCCGATGGTGATTTCGTTTTGGTCAATGAAACATCAGCATATCGGATACAGAAATATTGGCTGAAGGGAGAAAAAGCAGGCCAAGCGGAAACCATTATGGAAAATTTACCAGGATTTCCTGATGGCATTTCTTCTAACGGAAAAGGAATATTCTGGCTAGCCCTGCCGGCCCTACGAAAAGATATTATTGATAATTTAGCGGGGAAACCATTCCTACGAAAAATGGTCCTGCGTTTACCGGAAACAGCACAACCGGCGCCGGATCGCCATGGGTTTGTTCTTGGTATTGACGGGAATGGGAATGTGATTCACAACCTTCAACATCCGTCACCTGAATCATTTTCGCCCATTACAAGTGTAGAAGAAAAAAACGGAATACTTTATTTGGGCAGTCTCACCTATCCCGGGTTTGCTCGAATCAGTGCGCCCGAATAATTCCGACGGCAAACTGGGTTAAGGCGGGAATCATATCTCCGAAAATGGCAAATCGTTTGTCTTGGGTTTGGCCTTTTAAAAAGCGGATATAGATTTGGGCCGCAATGCCTACCAATCGAAATAATCCCAAAATATGGTAAAAAGTAATTTCTGAAACATCTCGTCCGCTGGTTTCTGCATAGCGTTCTACCAGTTCTTTACGCGTAAGGAATGTATTATCCATAGGCATCATAGCCGATTGTTTAAAAAATGGCGGATCATCAGGATCCACCCAATAACAAAGTAAAGCGCCTAAATCAGCGAGTGGATCGCCAAGGGTACACATATCCCAATCGAATATGGCTTCAATCTTTCCTGGGTTATCCGATGCGAGCATCACATTATCCAATTTATAATCATTATGAACCAATACGGCTGGACCAGAAGATGGCATATTGTCATTGAGCCATTTGTGAATTTCGTCCATTTCCGGAATATCCGTATGTTTGGCCGCTTCCCATCGTTTATACCATCCAGCCACTTGCCTTTCAATAAACCCTTCTGGCTTCCCTAACGATTCAAGTCCAAGTGATTTATAATCTACTTTATGGAGTTTCGCCAATGCATCTGCCAAGGCGGTACTCATTTGCTGGCCAGCATCAGGGATGTCATCATAAATTGAGGGAACTTTTGTTCTAACTACGACTCCCGTATGACGCTCCATGATAAAAAATGGCGCCCCTACAATATCAGAATTGTCAGAGAATAAAAAGGCACGAGGGGCAAAAGGGAATGATTTGTGAAGGACAGATAATACACTGAATTCACGGCCCATATCGTGAGCGGATGGTGCCACCGGACCTAATGGCGGTCGCCTTAAAACATATTCATGAGAGCCATAATCCAAGTGGTAAGTGAGATTGGCCTTTCCGCCGGGGAATTGACGAACGGTGAGCGGCTTGTCAGATCCCTCTAATTTATCCTTGAGAAAATCCGCAAGTTTTTGTTCATCAAATTGTTCCTCCGATCGGACGGATATTGTATCGGCGTTATGATTCATATTTTTTCAGAATTCGCCGTGCCGCTGCCAATTTATGCACTTCATCAGGACCATCATAAATACGCGCGCCTCTTTCGTGGCGATACCAAAAGGAAAGGGGTGTATCATCTGTAATTCCCAATGCACCGTGGGTTTGAATGGCTCGGTCCAGGACATTTATCAACACATTGGCCACATGAAACTTGATAAGCGATATTTCGGTTCTGGCCGCAGGGGCACCTTTTTGATCTATCTTTTTAGCGCATGCCAAAACCAATAATCGGGATGCATCAATTTCGGCTCGCGATTCTGCGATCCAATTGCGGATAGCCGGTTGGTCAGCTAAAGTTTTGGCCGGTGTAATATTGCGATCAATCGCTCGCTGACACATGAGGTCAAAAGCCCGTTCACAAATACCAATCCAGCGCATGCAATGATGAATGCGTCCCGGTCCCAATCGTTCCTGAGCCAACCGAAATCCATCCCCTTCATTTTGGATTAGATTTTTTTTCGGGACGCGAACATTTGTGTAGGTCACTTCTCCATGGCTAAAATAACCCACGCCGGGCTCACCCATGACAGAAATATTTCGTACAATTTCATAACCAGGTGTATCCGTGGGTACAATGATCATACTGGATCGCCGGTGTTTTTTTTCATGGTCAGGATTTGTTTGTGCCATGACGATACAAAAGGCGGCACCATCTGCAGAAGACGTAAACCATTTCCTGCCATTGAGGACATAGTCATCTCCCGCCAATACGGCGGATGTCCCGAGCCAGGTTGGATTAGATCCAGGTCGGTCCGGT
The DNA window shown above is from Candidatus Neomarinimicrobiota bacterium and carries:
- a CDS encoding NAD(P)H-binding protein yields the protein MNWIIYGANGYTGRLVVDEALKKGLKPILAGRSESVKDLANEKGLEAQVFDLSSISEITEKLSGISVLANCAGPFSHTAEPMMQACINSKTHYVDITGEISVYQTGHRLDADAKSAGIVICPGVGFDVIPTDCLAVHLKEKMPDATHLALGFAMKGSKPSKGTAKTGAEGMSLGGQVRENGKMKSVPLAYKEREIDYGFGPMNAITIPWGDVYTAYQSTGISNIEVYFPQSSKGAAKLRKRQKYMKLMKINWVRKFVLNRIDKMWKSNTAAQRAEAKSFIWGEVKNANGDIIQGRFTTVDGYDLTASGTVEVSQHLLKDHGQSGYFTPSKLMGKELINKMPGFSGIEYK
- a CDS encoding strictosidine synthase family protein, with amino-acid sequence MKIAIKGILAVIGLLLAYLLFWPVNADPVVWEPPVGPELSGEFEPNDYLQDAEILGLNDGIGPEDVAVDDSGNMYAGYEDGRIIKYDVYGKSLGVFADTKGRPLGLAFDADGNLIIADANKGLLSADINGNLIVLTTEVHGIPFAFTDDVDIGPDGKIYFTDASSKYGIHDYRMDLMEHRSWGRLIMHDPKSGLTGTLMGGLYFANGVAVSPDGDFVLVNETSAYRIQKYWLKGEKAGQAETIMENLPGFPDGISSNGKGIFWLALPALRKDIIDNLAGKPFLRKMVLRLPETAQPAPDRHGFVLGIDGNGNVIHNLQHPSPESFSPITSVEEKNGILYLGSLTYPGFARISAPE
- a CDS encoding phosphotransferase family protein; translated protein: MNHNADTISVRSEEQFDEQKLADFLKDKLEGSDKPLTVRQFPGGKANLTYHLDYGSHEYVLRRPPLGPVAPSAHDMGREFSVLSVLHKSFPFAPRAFLFSDNSDIVGAPFFIMERHTGVVVRTKVPSIYDDIPDAGQQMSTALADALAKLHKVDYKSLGLESLGKPEGFIERQVAGWYKRWEAAKHTDIPEMDEIHKWLNDNMPSSGPAVLVHNDYKLDNVMLASDNPGKIEAIFDWDMCTLGDPLADLGALLCYWVDPDDPPFFKQSAMMPMDNTFLTRKELVERYAETSGRDVSEITFYHILGLFRLVGIAAQIYIRFLKGQTQDKRFAIFGDMIPALTQFAVGIIRAH
- a CDS encoding acyl-CoA dehydrogenase, encoding MKNYLEQYRKFVENELIPIEPLLLNQKFDELLPKLEEKRSQVKQLGLWAPYLKKEHGGMGFPFMEFAAVSEILGRSPLGHYTFNCQAPDIGNIELLSMFGSEQQKNTYLKPLMTGEIRSCFGMVEPDRPGSNPTWLGTSAVLAGDDYVLNGRKWFTSSADGAAFCIVMAQTNPDHEKKHRRSSMIIVPTDTPGYEIVRNISVMGEPGVGYFSHGEVTYTNVRVPKKNLIQNEGDGFRLAQERLGPGRIHHCMRWIGICERAFDLMCQRAIDRNITPAKTLADQPAIRNWIAESRAEIDASRLLVLACAKKIDQKGAPAARTEISLIKFHVANVLINVLDRAIQTHGALGITDDTPLSFWYRHERGARIYDGPDEVHKLAAARRILKKYES